In Juglans microcarpa x Juglans regia isolate MS1-56 chromosome 8D, Jm3101_v1.0, whole genome shotgun sequence, the following are encoded in one genomic region:
- the LOC121242107 gene encoding E3 ubiquitin-protein ligase TRIM33, translated as MERTFVLICFFWAVLTIITPTLILLSENSKLLDSNGEKSGGVKAQPRRMMGFADQKRPSKASIPLPLMEAPAPAPAPAPAPAPAVKQASNPTLRAKRSAISTISLMEQ; from the exons ATGGAAAGAACCTTTGTGTTGATATGCTTCTTCTGGGCCGTCCTCACAATCATCACACCAACACTTATTCTCCTGTCGGAGAATTCTAAGCTCTTGGATTCAAATG GTGAGAAAAGTGGAGGAGTGAAGGCTCAGCCTAGAAGAATGATGGGATTTGCAGATCAGAAACGTCCAAGCAAAGCATCAATACCTCTACCATTAATGGAGGCACCGGCTCCGGCTCCAGCACCGGCTCCAGCTCCAGCACCGGCAGTTAAACAAGCATCAAATCCAACTTTACGAGCCAAAAGATCAGCTATCTCGACTATTTCTTTAATGGAGCAATGA